The genomic DNA CCAGGAACACTTGGCCAGTGAAGCGCGACTGTTGGCCGATCAGCTTGAAACCTTCCACGGTTCGCTCAAGGACAACACCCAGCGCCTGAGCGGCCTGTTCGAGCGTCGCTTCGCTTCGGGGCTGTCGCTGCATGCCGGCGAAACCGTCCAGGTGGCCGGCCAGGCCACGCCGGCGCTGTACCTGGGTGATCACCTGCTCAACAACGACTTCCAGCAGGTCGATGAATTTCAGCAGATGACCGCAGGTGTAGCGACCCTGTTCGTGCGCAGCGGCGACGACTTTGTACGCATCAGCACCAACCTGAAGAAGCAGGATGGCAGCCGGGCCATCGGCACCCAGCTCGACCGCCAGCACCCGGCCTACGCGAAACTGATGGCTGGGCAGACCTACGTTGGCCGTGCCCTGCTGTTCGAGCGCAATTACATGACCCGTTATGTGCCGGTGACCGATGGCAGCGGCCGGGTGATCGCGGTGCTGTTCGTTGGCTTCGACTATACCGACGCGCAGAACGCGCAGTTCGCCAACCTCAAGCGCTTCCGTATTGGCGATACCGGTTCGCTGGCCTTGCGCGACGAGCAGGGCAAATGGCTGGTGCCCCCGGCCAATGCCGACCAGCCGCTGTACAGCGCTTCTGCGCCCTTTGCCGAAGGCCCCTGGACGGTAGTCGCCAGCATGCCCTTGGAAGAAATCCGCGCGGTGACCTGGGATGTTGGCTTGCGCCTGGCCATCGGCAGTTTGCTGGCGATGTTGCTGGCAGTGGCCGCCACGCTGTGGCTGCTGCGCCGCAAGTTGCGCCCGCTAGATGACCTGGTGCGCCAGGCCGAGGCGCTGGGCGCAGGCGACCTGAGCGCCCGCCTGGCCGTCACCAGCCATGACGAGATCGGCCAGCTGGCACGCAGCTTCAACAAGATGGGCGAAGCCTTGGCGACCATGGTTGAACACATTCGTGGGGCCTCTGAGCAGGTCAGTAGCCGCGCCCGCTCGCTCTCTGGCCTGTCGGCCGGTGCCTGTGAAGGCATGGACCAGCAGTCCGGCGAAATCACCAGCATGGCCGGCGCGGTGGAGGAGTTCAGCGCCACGTCGATGAACATCGCCGACAACATGGCGGGCACCGAGCGTATGGCCCGTGACAACGCCCAGCAAACCCGGATTGGCCGCAGCGCGATGGACGAAGCGTCCAGTTCGTTGCGCCAGATCGCCGAGGCATTAGGTGGCACTGCAACCGTGATGGACACATTGGGTGCACGCTCGCAGGAAATCGGCGGCATTGTCGGGGTGATTACCGCCATTGCCGAACAGACCAACCTGCTGGCGCTCAACGCGGCCATCGAAGCAGCGCGCGCGGGGGAGCAGGGCCGTGGATTTGCCGTAGTGGCTGACGAGGTACGTGGCCTGGCAGCGCGTACGCGTCAAGCGACCGATGAAATCTCCGGGATGATCGCCAGTATCCAGCAGCAGACCGGCCATGCCATCAGCACCCTGGAACAGGGCAATCAGTTGATGCAGGAAGGCCTGGCACGCAACGACAAGGTGGCCGAGTCGCTTGCGCGTATTGACGAGCAAAGCCGCGTCGCGGGTGAGCAGTTTACCGTGATCAGCACTGCCACCCAGGAACAAAGCAGCACGGCAACCGTGCTCAGCCGCAACCTGCAGAGCATTGCCCAGGCCAACAGCGAACAGCGTGACGTGGCCAATGAGCTGGCCTTTACCGCCAAGGAGCTGGAAGGGCTGGCGGCGCAGTTGCGCCAGGAAGTCGATCGGTTTCGTTGAAACCCCTGGGGCCGCTGCTACAACCCCCCCGTAGGAGCGGCCTCGTGTCGCGAAAGGGGCGCAAAGCGCCCCCAACAATCCTCACCCTTACCCCAGCCTCAGGTTCAAAGCCTGCGCACAAGCCTGCAACGAGCGTTTCTCACTCTGCGCATACAACGCCAGCTCATCCTGCACCGGCAGCCCCAACGCCGCCTCGAAGGCCTCGCGGTTGGCGTTGCTGCCATACTCCGCCTGGGCATCGTCACCCAGGTTGGACTGGAAGATCCCCGCCGCGCTAACTGGCAAGAAGTCCTCGTAGACCAGCGCCTCGAAGTGCACATGGCCCGCCTCGATCAAGCCCTCCAGAGTGGTCGGGCGGTCAGCCTGCTCGCGTGCGGCCAGGCCTTTTTCGGTAGCGAAATAGCGGAAGTACGCCAGCCCTTGCTCACGCATCTGTGCCAGGTCATCCGGGAACTCGGCAAACTGCTCTTTTAGCAGTGCCATGTAGCGCTCGGCATTGGCCTCCGCCGGTGCACCGCCCAAGGCTGCACGGGTAGCGTCGAGCAGCTTGTCATACAGCTGCCGGCCTTTGGGCGTGAGTGCCGCACCGCGTTGCTCGATCTCGCCGAAACGTGCGGTGTGGCTGCCTTCGCTACCGTGCTGGTCACTGAACGCAACCTTTTCCTGCAGTGCCTTGAAGCTGGTCTGGCGCAGCAGGATCGGGTGGCGGCGAGTGGGCGGGCCTTCGACAACGGCTTTGGGCGGGATACCCTTGGCCGGCATACCCAACTGGATCGCATCGATGTCCAGGGTGCGCGGGGTCAGGTGATTGATGTGCGGGCC from Pseudomonas putida includes the following:
- a CDS encoding methyl-accepting chemotaxis protein, which encodes MAGAVEEFSATSMNIADNMAGTERMARDNAQQTRIGRSAMDEASSSLRQIAEALGGTATVMDTLGARSQEIGGIVGVITAIAEQTNLLALNAAIEAARAGEQGRGFAVVADEVRGLAARTRQATDEISGMIASIQQQTGHAISTLEQGNQLMQEGLARNDKVAESLARIDEQSRVAGEQFTVISTATQEQSSTATVLSRNLQSIAQANSEQRDVANELAFTAKELEGLAAQLRQEVDRFR
- a CDS encoding VOC family protein, with the translated sequence MPAHDFVSPDSIRAQFSAAMSLMYKQEVPLYGTLLELVSEINQQVMAQQPEVAQALRWTGEVERLGQERHGAIRVGTAQELATIARLFAVMGMQPVGYYDLSSAGVPVHSTAFRAVHEQALHISPFRVFTSLLRLELIDNPALRELAETLLAKRKIFTARALELITQCERDGGLNAADAEEFVQQALHTFRWHQDATVTAEQYQQLHDQHRLIADVVAFKGPHINHLTPRTLDIDAIQLGMPAKGIPPKAVVEGPPTRRHPILLRQTSFKALQEKVAFSDQHGSEGSHTARFGEIEQRGAALTPKGRQLYDKLLDATRAALGGAPAEANAERYMALLKEQFAEFPDDLAQMREQGLAYFRYFATEKGLAAREQADRPTTLEGLIEAGHVHFEALVYEDFLPVSAAGIFQSNLGDDAQAEYGSNANREAFEAALGLPVQDELALYAQSEKRSLQACAQALNLRLG